DNA from Dehalococcoidia bacterium:
CTGCTAGCCGCGCCTGCAGGAGCGCGAGGCTGCGCCGCAGCTGGACGAGGTCGCGGTCGAGAGCGGCGACGATGGCGTCGCTCTCTTCGCCGCGGCGAGTGAGCTCGCCCAGCAGCGCGCGCACCCGGGCAGTCTCGGCTGCAAGCTCCCCAAGCCGCTCCTCGAGGCGGTCATCGCGATCGTTGAGGGCGGCGAAAGCCGCTTCGAGGGAGTCAACGAGCGCGACCAGCCGGGTGAGCAGCTGCTCGTATTCCGCCTGCCACGCTTGGAACGTCTCAAGGACGGGGAGCATCGACCAGCGGACAACTAGCCAACTGGCGGCGCGCGCGAGGGCGAACGCCCGTTCCGGAAGCGAGCGCGCGCTGCGCCACGATGCCGGACCAAGCGCCGACCAGCCGCGCAGCAGAGGCAGCAGCGTCTCGTTGAGGGCGTGCGCGTGTGCCGGATGAAATGCGCGGCGGTGTCCGGCAAGGCGGCTCGGCGGCGGCGGCGGCTCAAGGCGGAGCAGGCGGCGGTAGTGGGGCAACACGTCTGGGCGAAGGCGTTCAACCGCGCTCGCGAGCTCCCGATAGACCGCGGTCAGTGCTGCCTGCTCGCGGGGCGAGCCGAGCGTCGGGTAGCGGGCGGCCTCGGCGGCGACAAAGGCGCGCCACTGGCCTGTCGCGAGGTGCTTCAACTGGTAGCGCAGCCGGCCGCGATGATAGGCGGTGTAGTAGCGGTCGCTGTTGCGGCCGAGAGACGCCGACTCCGAATGGACTGCCACCGCCTCAGGACGGTAGACCACGCGCCAGCCGGCCTCGCGCAGCCGCCGGCAGAGGTCTACTTCCTCGAAGTATCCCGGCCAAAACTGCTCGTCGAGCAGCCCGACTTCGTCGAGCGCGGCGCGCCGCACGCCGAGCACCGCGCCGGTCACATACTCCACATCGCGCGGCGTGTCGTGCTGGCCGGCGTCGATCTCGCCGTAGCCGTAGTGGTGGCCGAGGGCGAGCGGCTGGTCGAGATAGCCCCCAGCGTGCTGGAGCGTCAGGCGATCGGGAAAATACAGCTTTGCGCCGACCGCGCCGATCCGCGCGTCCTCGGCGAAGGCAGCGGCGACCCGCTCGAGGCAGTCGGGGTCGAGGACAACGTCTTGGTTGAGCAGCACGACAAGCGGCGCGCGTGCGGCGCGGATGCCGACATTCATGCCGCCGGCGAAGCCGAGGTTGCGCTCGGTGCGGAGCAGCGGCAGCTGCGGGTAGGCACGCTGAATGAGCGCGGCGGTGTCATCGGTCGAGGCGTTGTCGACAACGATGATCTCGAGATCGCGCAGCGTTTGCGTCAGCAGCGCAGTCAGGCACGCCGAGACGAACGGCGCGCCATTCCAGAAGAGAACTATGGCGCTGAGCGCTGGGGTGACAGGTTGGGTGCGTATCGGTCGGGCGTTCAGGGGCGCCCCCAAGCGGCCGCGTTGGCCGGCCGGAGTATAGCAAAGGCGCGCCCTCCCCTCGCTTGATCGGCTGCCCTCTGCCGCCTACACTCCCCCTCCGACACTAAGGCGCCAACCACGGAAGGTAGCCGGGCGACGGGTGGCGGGGATCACGTCCTCACGAGAATTGTGGCTCCGACTCGTCGTCGGCTTGCTCATCAGTGCTGGCGCGATCGCGCTCACCCTTCGCCTCGTCGACCTTGAGGAAGTGACAACGACCCTGCGCTCCACCAATCCAGTGCTGACGCTCGCGGCGCTTGGCTCCTTTCTCCTGACGACCTACGCCAAAGCGGCGCGGTGGACTGCGCTCTCCGGGCTGCCCCAACGGGCCAGCCGGCGCCTGCTGCCCGGTCTCGTCATCGGGCAGTTGGTCAATACCCTCATTCCCGCGCGGCTGGGCGACCTTGCGCGCGCCGTCGTCGCCGGCGAGGCGACCGGCCTCGGCAAAGCGTTTTTGCTGGGGACGGTCGTCCTCGAGAAGCTGATCGATGGGCTGTGCGTGCTCCTCGTTGCGGCGCTTCTCCTGCCGTTTCTGCGCCTGCCGGAGTGGCTGGTGGCGAGCGGACTTGAAGCGGCTCTGGGTGTTCTTCTGCTCGGCGCCGGAATCGCGACGCTGCTGCTCGTCGGCGACCGGCTTTTGGCGCTCGCTGCCCAGCTCCTGCGCGCCGTTCCCGGTCGCTGGAGCGCTCGCCTCACGCGCGCTCTCGCCGACGCCATCCGCGGTCTGGGCGGGCTGCGCACTTGGCCGCAGCGCTGGTGGGTGAGCTGGTGGTCGTTCGTGGCGTGGACCACGATGATCGCCACCAATGTGCTGGTCTTTCAGGCGGTCGGACTTGAGGCGGAGCTGAGCGCTGCCGTCATCGTCCTGCTTGCGGTGACC
Protein-coding regions in this window:
- a CDS encoding glycosyltransferase family 2 protein; its protein translation is MGAPLNARPIRTQPVTPALSAIVLFWNGAPFVSACLTALLTQTLRDLEIIVVDNASTDDTAALIQRAYPQLPLLRTERNLGFAGGMNVGIRAARAPLVVLLNQDVVLDPDCLERVAAAFAEDARIGAVGAKLYFPDRLTLQHAGGYLDQPLALGHHYGYGEIDAGQHDTPRDVEYVTGAVLGVRRAALDEVGLLDEQFWPGYFEEVDLCRRLREAGWRVVYRPEAVAVHSESASLGRNSDRYYTAYHRGRLRYQLKHLATGQWRAFVAAEAARYPTLGSPREQAALTAVYRELASAVERLRPDVLPHYRRLLRLEPPPPPSRLAGHRRAFHPAHAHALNETLLPLLRGWSALGPASWRSARSLPERAFALARAASWLVVRWSMLPVLETFQAWQAEYEQLLTRLVALVDSLEAAFAALNDRDDRLEERLGELAAETARVRALLGELTRRGEESDAIVAALDRDLVQLRRSLALLQARLAARRHASPAVDGRVPAEEA
- a CDS encoding flippase-like domain-containing protein — protein: MWLRLVVGLLISAGAIALTLRLVDLEEVTTTLRSTNPVLTLAALGSFLLTTYAKAARWTALSGLPQRASRRLLPGLVIGQLVNTLIPARLGDLARAVVAGEATGLGKAFLLGTVVLEKLIDGLCVLLVAALLLPFLRLPEWLVASGLEAALGVLLLGAGIATLLLVGDRLLALAAQLLRAVPGRWSARLTRALADAIRGLGGLRTWPQRWWVSWWSFVAWTTMIATNVLVFQAVGLEAELSAAVIVLLAVTVGGSVPSVPGRVGVFHSLVAAPLILTGVDPARAVSAAVVLHLLVVSTQLVLGVLFIWRASLDPRQLAALK